A region from the Gemmatimonadota bacterium genome encodes:
- a CDS encoding serine/threonine protein kinase, with protein MNPSDPTSRLAAALTDRYRIERELGQGGMATVYLAEDLKHQRRVAIKVLKPELGAVLGAERFLSEIRTTASLQHPHLLPLFDSGEADGLLYYVMPFVEGETLRARMLAQPQLPVDETVRLITSIASALDFAHARGIVHRDLKPENILLQAGQPVIADFGIALAVAQAGAERMTQTGLSLGTPHYMSPEQAAGMQGVDARADQYALGVIAYELLSGEPPHTGPTVQAIIARLMTEAPRSIRTTRPAVPAGVEAAILRALEKAPADRFSSCGAFADALAGAAMDSNVAARAVSVPATRRWQMVAGLRGSRRCCGLVAHGAWRGHVHGGGALPRRAPVHLDGRRHGQQLLRRRYRRGTHRCAQSHSWLATRREGVGGARQATG; from the coding sequence GTGAACCCATCGGATCCCACCTCGCGCCTCGCGGCCGCCCTTACCGACCGCTACCGCATCGAGCGCGAGCTTGGTCAGGGTGGCATGGCCACGGTCTACCTTGCCGAGGATCTGAAGCACCAACGGCGGGTTGCCATCAAGGTGCTCAAGCCCGAACTCGGCGCGGTGCTGGGGGCGGAGCGGTTTCTGAGCGAGATCCGCACGACGGCCAGTTTGCAGCATCCTCACCTGCTGCCTCTGTTCGACAGCGGCGAAGCCGACGGCTTGTTGTACTACGTGATGCCCTTTGTGGAGGGCGAGACGCTGCGCGCGCGGATGCTCGCGCAACCCCAGCTTCCCGTCGATGAAACCGTTCGGCTGATCACGTCGATCGCCAGCGCGCTCGATTTTGCACACGCGCGCGGCATCGTCCATCGCGACCTCAAGCCAGAGAACATCCTGCTGCAGGCTGGCCAGCCGGTGATTGCCGACTTCGGCATTGCCCTGGCCGTGGCGCAGGCCGGCGCCGAGCGGATGACGCAGACTGGGCTGTCGTTGGGGACGCCGCACTACATGAGCCCCGAGCAGGCGGCGGGGATGCAGGGCGTCGACGCGCGTGCAGATCAGTATGCGCTGGGGGTCATCGCGTACGAGTTGCTCAGCGGCGAACCGCCGCACACGGGGCCGACGGTGCAGGCGATCATTGCGCGCCTGATGACCGAGGCCCCGCGGTCGATTCGCACCACGCGGCCGGCCGTGCCAGCGGGGGTGGAGGCAGCCATCCTGCGCGCGCTCGAGAAGGCCCCGGCCGATCGGTTCAGCAGCTGCGGTGCGTTCGCCGATGCCCTGGCCGGCGCGGCGATGGACAGCAACGTTGCGGCGCGAGCGGTGTCCGTGCCGGCAACGAGACGGTGGCAGATGGTCGCCGGACTCCGTGGCAGCAGGCGTTGTTGCGGTCTCGTTGCTCACGGCGCGTGGCGCGGCCACGTCCACGGAGGAGGAGCGCTCCCTCGCCGTGCTCCCGTTCACCTCGATGGGCGGCGACACGGCCAACAACTACTTCGCCGCCGGTATCGCCGAGGAACTCACCGGTGCGCTCAGTCGCATTCCTGGCTTGCGACTCGCCGGGAGGGCGTCGGCGGCGCGCGTCAAGCAACAGGGTGA
- a CDS encoding endonuclease/exonuclease/phosphatase family protein: MVPRVDAARGNAIAIDGHFNDWQMAGAPLLMHFETVDGSAVHLDTVWVADDAAWFYLSFAARDTITAQGLPGTLHVLLDADDDPTTGGTVHGAAGIDSVVDLSPTKPGPPGTRGAGASLRVPNGDASAQGPGTRRNAHDVGLVMMPTWSARRFELRLARFGAPDGFARLGQTLRMQLVFEDQGTILSRSDIARHTLRTRPGPDPFIRTSPGVPSRAPRSARVAQWNVAGDRFRRPARHARLLAAVQPDVVLLDEVYEDVSDSSLAAFFEEPMLSALGAWRWVRSGSGGRQKTIVATRDRPIRPAEAMARVEFAPGALDSLRVIVPADFRRTLDVEERDQISATGAWVDVGGMDVLFVPLDLRSAGYHGSPNDAVRLLQVRTLRDAIARELRGRRAPLVIAGDFNPVGAFAPVAELMRGLDIDGGDLRLADPARLGEATWATWRNPEVDLFGPGRLDLTLYSAAALERTGGFVFASEDLTATMAAALGLERGDSQIASDHLIVVTDLRPRR, encoded by the coding sequence GTGGTGCCTCGAGTGGACGCGGCACGCGGCAACGCCATCGCGATCGATGGGCATTTCAACGACTGGCAAATGGCGGGCGCTCCGCTCCTCATGCACTTCGAGACCGTGGACGGGAGCGCCGTGCACCTCGACACCGTGTGGGTCGCGGATGACGCGGCGTGGTTCTACCTCTCGTTTGCGGCGCGCGACACGATTACGGCACAGGGACTGCCAGGCACGTTGCATGTGTTGCTCGACGCGGACGACGATCCCACGACCGGCGGGACCGTACACGGCGCAGCGGGGATCGACTCGGTGGTGGACCTGTCGCCGACGAAGCCCGGGCCGCCCGGGACGCGCGGTGCGGGCGCGTCGCTCCGAGTGCCGAATGGTGACGCATCCGCGCAGGGCCCTGGCACGCGCCGGAACGCTCACGACGTGGGCTTGGTCATGATGCCCACATGGAGCGCTCGACGATTTGAGCTGCGCCTCGCGCGCTTTGGCGCGCCGGACGGCTTCGCCCGACTTGGCCAGACCCTGCGGATGCAGTTGGTCTTTGAGGACCAGGGCACGATACTGAGCCGGAGCGACATCGCTCGCCACACCCTTCGCACGAGGCCCGGTCCCGATCCGTTCATTCGTACCTCACCCGGAGTGCCGTCGCGCGCGCCCCGGAGCGCGCGCGTCGCACAGTGGAACGTTGCGGGTGACCGCTTTCGCAGGCCTGCGCGTCACGCTCGACTGCTCGCCGCCGTCCAGCCCGACGTGGTGCTGCTGGACGAGGTGTACGAGGACGTTTCGGACTCCTCTCTCGCCGCATTCTTTGAAGAGCCGATGCTTTCGGCGCTGGGGGCCTGGCGATGGGTGCGCTCGGGGAGTGGCGGGCGGCAGAAGACCATCGTGGCGACCCGGGACCGCCCCATCCGTCCGGCTGAGGCCATGGCGCGCGTGGAGTTCGCGCCCGGGGCGCTCGACAGCCTGCGCGTGATCGTGCCGGCGGACTTCCGCCGCACACTCGATGTGGAGGAGCGGGATCAGATCTCCGCGACTGGGGCGTGGGTGGACGTCGGCGGGATGGACGTCCTGTTCGTGCCGCTGGACCTGCGCAGCGCAGGCTACCACGGCAGCCCGAACGATGCCGTGCGACTGCTGCAGGTGCGTACCCTCCGGGACGCGATCGCCCGGGAGCTCCGGGGGCGTCGTGCGCCGCTGGTGATTGCGGGTGATTTCAACCCGGTCGGCGCCTTCGCTCCGGTGGCGGAGCTGATGCGCGGTCTTGATATCGACGGCGGTGACCTGCGGCTCGCCGATCCCGCGCGCCTGGGCGAGGCGACCTGGGCGACCTGGCGCAATCCGGAGGTCGACCTGTTCGGCCCGGGGCGGCTGGACCTGACGCTCTATTCCGCTGCTGCGCTCGAGCGGACCGGTGGCTTCGTGTTCGCGAGTGAGGACCTCACGGCGACGATGGCGGCGGCGCTGGGCCTGGAGCGTGGGGACTCGCAGATCGCGTCTGACCACCTCATCGTCGTGACCGACCTTCGGCCCCGTCGGTGA
- a CDS encoding serine/threonine-protein kinase: MPIRERLQHSLTDRYRLERELGQGGMATVYLAEDLKHKRQVAIKVLKPELAAVLGAERFVQEITTTAALQHPHILPLFDSGEADGFLYYVMPFIDGETSRAKLDRETQLGVEEAVKIATEVADALHYAHANGVIHRDIKPENILLANGRPMVADFGIALAVSAAAGGRMTETGLSLGTPHYMSPEQATAEKEISARSDVYSLASVLYEMLAGQPPHSGSSAQQIIMKIITEPAPLVTQYRKSVPPHVAAALARALEKLPADRFASAQAFAGALGDPSFRAAGGGLAAAGRRSARTWRDLLPIATTALVVGTATFLAGRQVGSGPTAFDVGLPDTAQLAFVMDGPFGVEWPALSVSPDGDFIVYVAHRGTANELWYRSLVSDEARPLPGTRGGYLPAISPDGRWVAFVDGKVLRKVAVDGGAPPSDVAEALAPIGIEWSGPDELLIAADFGGRTEWVRMSDGVKSRIGGVCGWPTRVPETDDIFCQPQAGVGGAPRIVTLGADGAVPLSATAGKILGDSARPLAGMTPKIVGDHVVFVDVEGNLMAAAYDRKSRSFGANRVVHRGLRRASFGTMGHLDVTRAGDLVYVPGSNGGMGQFVATQPGGTTRILPIPVKEHQNFNVSYDGRRLAASSRGVGGFELWVYDVASGQGDRVASGFGVAYPVWAPDGSLVYSTQPSSADRVWTMLVPPDGTSPSIIPGLTMDPLAFVSRRFLVGSTQLDVTVATLEGDRVVRTDTLKLPNAQYYPVASPDGRWIAYAGAEKGKIQLLVTPFPAMNRQYKVSIDAASEPLWLPDGSLVYRDRLCWYRLRPRPGAVPPLDAPASLFCDEKFVNTPGPSNVSMPDGSLLYLRSVTPTTAGYVRVVRGWVETLSDEGSGTEASK, from the coding sequence ATGCCCATTCGTGAGCGATTGCAGCACTCCCTGACCGATCGCTACCGCCTCGAGCGCGAGCTCGGACAGGGCGGAATGGCTACGGTCTACCTGGCGGAGGACCTCAAGCACAAGCGGCAGGTCGCGATCAAGGTGCTCAAGCCGGAACTCGCGGCCGTACTCGGCGCCGAGCGTTTCGTCCAGGAGATCACGACGACGGCGGCGCTGCAGCATCCGCACATCCTGCCGCTGTTCGACTCCGGCGAGGCGGACGGGTTCCTGTACTACGTGATGCCGTTCATCGACGGCGAGACGTCGCGCGCGAAGCTCGACCGCGAGACGCAGCTGGGCGTTGAGGAGGCGGTGAAGATCGCCACAGAGGTGGCCGATGCGCTGCACTACGCCCACGCCAACGGCGTGATCCATCGCGATATCAAGCCGGAGAATATCCTGCTGGCGAATGGCCGGCCGATGGTGGCGGACTTCGGGATCGCGCTCGCTGTCTCGGCCGCGGCCGGCGGCCGGATGACCGAGACGGGGTTGTCGTTAGGTACCCCGCACTACATGAGTCCCGAGCAGGCCACCGCCGAGAAGGAGATCTCTGCGCGCAGCGATGTGTACTCGCTGGCCTCGGTGTTGTACGAGATGCTCGCCGGCCAGCCACCGCACAGCGGTTCCAGCGCGCAGCAGATCATCATGAAGATCATCACCGAACCGGCACCGCTGGTGACGCAGTACCGGAAGTCGGTGCCCCCGCACGTCGCAGCGGCCCTGGCCAGGGCGCTCGAGAAACTTCCGGCCGACCGCTTCGCAAGCGCTCAGGCTTTCGCTGGTGCGCTCGGGGATCCCTCCTTCCGCGCGGCCGGGGGCGGGCTCGCCGCAGCAGGGAGACGCTCGGCGCGCACATGGAGAGACCTGCTCCCGATTGCGACCACGGCACTCGTGGTGGGCACGGCCACCTTCCTGGCCGGCCGCCAGGTCGGGAGTGGACCAACCGCATTCGACGTTGGACTCCCGGACACGGCGCAGCTCGCGTTCGTCATGGATGGTCCGTTTGGAGTCGAGTGGCCTGCGCTGTCGGTGTCGCCCGATGGGGACTTCATCGTTTACGTCGCGCATCGCGGCACTGCGAACGAACTCTGGTACCGCAGTCTTGTCAGTGATGAAGCCCGGCCCTTGCCGGGGACGAGGGGTGGATACCTTCCCGCGATCTCGCCCGATGGCCGATGGGTTGCCTTCGTCGATGGGAAGGTATTGCGCAAGGTCGCGGTGGATGGAGGAGCGCCTCCCAGTGATGTCGCCGAGGCCCTGGCGCCCATCGGCATTGAATGGTCGGGCCCCGATGAACTGCTCATCGCGGCCGACTTTGGCGGACGCACGGAGTGGGTGCGCATGAGCGATGGGGTGAAGAGCCGCATCGGAGGCGTGTGTGGGTGGCCCACGCGCGTTCCCGAAACCGACGACATCTTCTGCCAACCCCAGGCCGGTGTGGGCGGGGCTCCGCGGATTGTGACCCTCGGAGCCGACGGTGCCGTGCCGCTCTCAGCCACGGCCGGGAAGATCCTCGGCGACAGCGCGCGTCCCCTCGCCGGCATGACCCCGAAGATCGTTGGGGACCACGTGGTCTTCGTCGACGTGGAGGGGAACCTCATGGCCGCGGCCTACGACCGAAAGTCCCGGTCGTTCGGCGCCAACCGCGTCGTGCATCGCGGGTTGCGCCGTGCATCGTTTGGTACGATGGGTCACCTGGATGTGACGCGGGCTGGCGACCTGGTCTACGTCCCAGGCTCGAACGGTGGGATGGGACAGTTTGTGGCGACGCAACCCGGCGGAACAACGCGCATCCTCCCGATCCCGGTCAAGGAGCACCAGAACTTCAATGTGTCGTACGACGGACGTCGGCTCGCCGCGTCGTCGCGAGGCGTTGGGGGGTTCGAACTCTGGGTGTATGACGTCGCCTCCGGACAGGGCGATCGAGTCGCCAGCGGCTTCGGTGTGGCCTATCCCGTCTGGGCACCCGACGGATCGCTGGTGTACTCGACGCAGCCGTCGTCGGCCGATCGCGTGTGGACCATGCTGGTGCCCCCCGACGGAACGAGTCCGTCCATCATCCCGGGTCTCACCATGGATCCATTGGCGTTCGTTTCCCGGCGCTTTCTCGTTGGATCGACGCAACTGGATGTGACGGTCGCGACACTCGAGGGCGACCGCGTGGTGCGAACCGACACGCTGAAGCTTCCCAACGCCCAGTACTATCCCGTGGCGTCGCCGGATGGGCGCTGGATCGCGTATGCCGGCGCTGAGAAGGGGAAGATCCAGCTCCTCGTGACGCCCTTTCCTGCCATGAACCGGCAGTACAAGGTGTCCATCGATGCGGCATCGGAACCCCTCTGGCTGCCCGATGGGAGTCTCGTGTACCGCGACAGGTTGTGCTGGTACCGGCTGCGACCCCGCCCCGGTGCCGTGCCGCCGCTCGATGCGCCCGCATCGCTGTTTTGCGATGAGAAGTTCGTCAATACGCCAGGTCCATCAAACGTCTCGATGCCGGACGGAAGCCTGCTCTACCTTCGCAGCGTCACACCGACGACGGCAGGGTACGTGCGCGTCGTCCGTGGGTGGGTGGAGACGCTCTCGGATGAGGGGAGCGGCACCGAGGCTTCCAAATGA
- a CDS encoding AraC family transcriptional regulator — protein MRYEEFPVPPELAGHLLSIWRFERPADSDGVVQHFVPPDGCVSLAVAAHARGPTEMILIGAHDRPLVVPIFPGDRYWGMRFWPDAGAACLRVEAAAWVGRSERAPAHLSAAAAGVVRALDDGAGDDGVRHALSRWALGSDWATVPLDAPVRLAVLAIVASKGAIPVGELPGTVGLTPRTLLRRFRAATGLTLKRYAKVRRFREAAARHVEAPATTWSYIAADVGYSDHAHLTREFREIHGAPPSEVARLIGRISHGKIRP, from the coding sequence GTGCGCTACGAGGAGTTCCCCGTACCACCGGAGCTCGCCGGCCACCTGTTGTCGATCTGGCGATTCGAGCGACCGGCGGACAGCGACGGCGTCGTCCAGCATTTCGTACCACCGGACGGGTGTGTGAGCCTCGCCGTCGCGGCGCATGCGCGGGGACCGACGGAGATGATCCTGATTGGGGCGCACGACCGGCCGTTGGTCGTGCCCATTTTCCCCGGCGATCGGTATTGGGGGATGCGTTTCTGGCCTGATGCGGGGGCTGCTTGCCTTCGTGTTGAAGCCGCTGCGTGGGTCGGGCGAAGTGAACGGGCGCCTGCCCACCTCTCGGCGGCGGCCGCGGGAGTGGTGCGCGCGCTGGACGACGGGGCGGGGGACGATGGGGTACGGCATGCACTGTCTCGTTGGGCCCTCGGGAGTGACTGGGCCACCGTCCCGCTCGACGCGCCGGTCCGGCTCGCCGTCCTGGCCATCGTCGCGTCGAAGGGGGCGATCCCGGTGGGGGAGTTGCCGGGGACGGTGGGGCTGACCCCACGCACGCTCCTTCGGCGATTCAGGGCAGCGACGGGACTCACGCTCAAGCGTTATGCCAAGGTGCGCCGGTTCCGCGAGGCGGCGGCGCGCCATGTCGAGGCTCCCGCGACGACCTGGAGTTACATCGCGGCGGACGTCGGTTATTCCGACCACGCGCACCTCACGCGCGAGTTTCGGGAGATTCATGGAGCGCCACCCAGTGAGGTGGCGCGACTGATCGGGCGGATCAGTCACGGGAAGATCCGTCCGTGA
- a CDS encoding TIM barrel protein, with product MDRRAFVESGLVAGLAAAVPGGVEAQGGAPRTFRLAYAPHFGMFRAHAGEDVVAQLEFMAAEGFTALEDNGMRERPVAEQQRIADAMRRLKMRMGVFVAHTIGWTAPTLASGDPAARTKFLEEVRGSVDVAKRVGATWMTVVPGHIDMRLEMQYQTAHVIETLKRASAILEPHGLVMVLEPLNTLRDHPGMFLTRIPQAYAICKAVGSPACKILFDAYHQQITEGNLIPNFDAAWDEVAYVQVGDNPGRKEPYTGEVNYQNVFSHLVRKGYRGVVGMEHGNARPGREGERAVIDAYVRADTP from the coding sequence ATGGATCGCCGAGCCTTTGTTGAGTCCGGGTTGGTGGCTGGGCTTGCCGCTGCGGTCCCTGGAGGGGTCGAGGCGCAGGGCGGAGCCCCGCGGACCTTCCGCCTGGCCTACGCGCCGCATTTCGGGATGTTCCGTGCGCATGCGGGCGAGGACGTCGTCGCGCAACTCGAGTTCATGGCCGCGGAAGGGTTCACCGCGCTGGAAGACAACGGGATGCGGGAACGTCCGGTGGCCGAGCAGCAGCGCATCGCCGATGCGATGCGCCGGTTGAAGATGCGTATGGGAGTCTTCGTCGCCCATACCATCGGGTGGACGGCGCCGACCCTGGCCTCGGGGGATCCCGCCGCGCGCACGAAGTTCCTGGAGGAGGTGCGCGGGTCCGTCGATGTCGCGAAGCGGGTCGGGGCGACCTGGATGACCGTCGTCCCCGGGCACATCGACATGCGCCTGGAGATGCAGTACCAGACGGCCCACGTGATCGAGACGCTCAAGCGCGCGAGTGCGATCCTCGAACCGCATGGGCTGGTGATGGTGCTGGAGCCGCTGAACACGCTGCGCGACCATCCCGGCATGTTCCTCACACGCATTCCGCAGGCCTATGCGATCTGCAAGGCGGTGGGGAGCCCGGCCTGCAAGATCCTGTTTGATGCCTACCACCAGCAGATCACCGAAGGGAATCTGATCCCGAACTTCGATGCGGCGTGGGACGAGGTGGCGTACGTGCAGGTGGGGGACAACCCGGGGCGCAAGGAGCCGTACACGGGCGAGGTGAACTACCAGAACGTGTTCTCCCACCTCGTGCGGAAGGGCTATCGCGGCGTCGTGGGGATGGAGCACGGGAATGCGCGGCCTGGTCGTGAGGGAGAGCGCGCCGTGATCGACGCGTACGTGCGCGCCGATACGCCCTAG